Part of the Tepidisphaeraceae bacterium genome is shown below.
GCCGACGGGGTTCACGGTGCCGCGCATCTTGGTCAGGGCGCTGTCCCAGTCCTTCATGTCGACCAGGCCGAACCAGGTGAAGCCGACGATCGGCACGCCGTCCTCGCGCAGGCGCAACAGGTTCATCCATTCCTTCCACAGCCATTCCACCGCGTGCTTGGCGGCGCGGTTGGTCTCGGTGTGCATGACGGGCAGGCGATAGCGGTCGAAGTATTGCCTTGTGATGACGTAGTAGCCGTAGACGTCACCGGCGCCGATGCTGGTGCCGTTGGACCTTATCACGTGCTCGTTGGTGATATAGTAGTCGGTCCCCATGATGCAGTGGGTGCGCAGGTCGCGCACGTCGCGGAACCACATGTACTCGTCTGCGGTCATGCCGCTGGCGAGCAGGTAGCGGTACATCGTCGCCGACACGTCGTGGCCGAAGAGCAGGTCCAGCGACAGGAACCGCCGTTCGTTCATGAAGTGGGCCTGCATGACCGTGTCGGGGCTGCCGGGGTGAACGTACTCGGTGCTCTCGCTGTAGATGAAGATCGCGTCCGGCCGCAAGTCGAGGATTGCGCGCATCGCCAGCACGCTCGCCTTGCAGCAGTGCTTGATGTTGGTGACGAAGCCATGGTCGCTCATCAGCCGTTCGTTCCACCAGCCGTAGCTGGCGCTGAACAGGGCCGTCACGTAGATCTCGTTCACCGGCGTGTAATACCGCACCCACGGGTAATGCTCCGCGAACGCGTGCGCGTATTCCGCAAACCACAACGGCCACTCGGGGTTCTGAAAGTCCCCCATCCAGTCCGGCAGACCGAAGTGGCAGAGGTCGATGATCGGCACGATGCCCAGCCGGCGCATCTCGTTCATCACCGGGTCCAGCTCGCTCCAGTCGTACTTGCCCTGTTGCGCGCAGATCTTGTAGATCGGCGGCCCGTACCGCAGATAGCGCAGGCCCAGCTCGCGAACAAGCTTCAGGTCGGTCTTCCACAGCTCGTAATGCCCCGTGTCGCGCAGCTGGTCGACGCGCAGGTTGCCCTCGATCTTCGGGCACGAACACTCGATGCCCACGGCGAACATGAACCGCAACGTGTCGACGGGGTCGGCCGGGCGAATAGACGTCGTGCTGGATGGTTTGGCGGTCAAGCAATCCTCGGCAAATGCGTTGGCGGCCTCATCGGAACCGCATCACCCGCACCTTTTAACTTATGCCCCCGATAAGGGCAGCAGGGAAACGGGATAAAATTCGCGATCCGCGCCCTCCCCTTCGTTCGTTGACGCTTCACCGGCTAGGGCTTAGCCTGCTTGGATGATTCCTCTGACGCGCCATGGCTGGCGAGAAATGTTGATCGGCACCGTGGTTCTGGCGCTGACGGCCGCGGCGCTCGGGTTCGTCTGGTGGCCACTGGCGCTGATCGTCGTGCCGGTGCTCGTCTTCCTGTTCGCCTTCTTCCGCGACCCCGACCGGGCGGTGCCGGTCGAACAGATGGCCGTCGTCTCCCCCGCCGACGGCAAGGTGTC
Proteins encoded:
- a CDS encoding family 1 glycosylhydrolase, whose protein sequence is MTAKPSSTTSIRPADPVDTLRFMFAVGIECSCPKIEGNLRVDQLRDTGHYELWKTDLKLVRELGLRYLRYGPPIYKICAQQGKYDWSELDPVMNEMRRLGIVPIIDLCHFGLPDWMGDFQNPEWPLWFAEYAHAFAEHYPWVRYYTPVNEIYVTALFSASYGWWNERLMSDHGFVTNIKHCCKASVLAMRAILDLRPDAIFIYSESTEYVHPGSPDTVMQAHFMNERRFLSLDLLFGHDVSATMYRYLLASGMTADEYMWFRDVRDLRTHCIMGTDYYITNEHVIRSNGTSIGAGDVYGYYVITRQYFDRYRLPVMHTETNRAAKHAVEWLWKEWMNLLRLREDGVPIVGFTWFGLVDMKDWDSALTKMRGTVNPVGLYTLARKQRKVAREYRRLVEEYSHLPISSSKFPILTA